In the Streptomyces sp. cg36 genome, one interval contains:
- a CDS encoding acyl-CoA dehydrogenase family protein — protein MPDRAPQPVDRQLPTEEARDLVALVRDIVQREIAPHAAEQEDAGRFPREVFTLLSESGLLGLPYDSAFGGGDQPYEVYLQVLEELAAARLTVGLGVSVHSLACHALAGYGTKQQQADHLPAMLGGGLLGAYCLSEPAAGSDAASLRTKAVRDGDDWVITGTKAWITHGGIADFYTVLARTGAEGARGITAFLVPGDAEGLNAAAPEKKMGMKGSPTAQLHFDGVRVPDARRLGEEGQGFAIALSALDSGRLGIAACAIGVAQAALDEATAYATGREQFGRPIADFQGLRFMLADMATRIEAGRALYLSAARLRDAGRPFSKEAAMAKLFCTDAAMAVTTDAVQVLGGYGYTADFPVERLMREAKVLQIVEGTNQIQRMVIARHLAGPETR, from the coding sequence ATGCCCGACCGCGCCCCGCAGCCGGTGGACCGACAGCTGCCCACCGAGGAGGCCCGGGACCTCGTCGCACTGGTACGCGACATCGTCCAGCGGGAGATCGCCCCCCATGCCGCCGAGCAGGAGGACGCCGGACGCTTCCCGCGCGAGGTCTTCACCCTGCTCTCCGAGTCCGGGCTGCTCGGCCTCCCGTACGACTCCGCCTTCGGCGGCGGCGACCAGCCGTACGAGGTGTACCTCCAGGTCCTCGAAGAGCTCGCCGCCGCCCGCCTCACCGTCGGCCTCGGCGTCAGCGTCCACTCGCTGGCCTGCCACGCGCTCGCGGGCTACGGCACCAAGCAGCAGCAGGCCGACCACCTGCCCGCCATGCTCGGCGGCGGCCTCCTCGGCGCCTACTGCCTCTCCGAGCCCGCCGCGGGCTCGGACGCGGCGTCCCTGCGCACCAAGGCGGTCCGGGACGGCGACGACTGGGTGATCACCGGCACCAAGGCGTGGATCACCCACGGCGGCATCGCGGACTTCTACACGGTCCTGGCCCGCACGGGCGCCGAGGGCGCCAGAGGCATCACCGCGTTCCTGGTCCCCGGCGACGCCGAGGGACTGAACGCGGCGGCCCCCGAGAAGAAGATGGGCATGAAGGGCTCGCCCACCGCCCAGCTGCACTTCGACGGCGTCCGGGTCCCCGACGCCCGCCGCCTCGGCGAGGAGGGCCAGGGCTTCGCGATCGCCCTGTCCGCGCTCGACTCGGGCCGTCTCGGCATCGCCGCCTGCGCCATCGGCGTTGCCCAGGCCGCCCTGGACGAGGCGACGGCGTACGCGACCGGGCGCGAGCAGTTCGGCCGCCCGATCGCCGACTTCCAGGGCCTGCGCTTCATGCTCGCCGACATGGCCACCCGGATCGAGGCGGGCCGGGCGCTCTACCTGTCGGCCGCGCGGCTGCGGGACGCGGGACGGCCGTTCTCCAAGGAGGCGGCGATGGCCAAGCTCTTCTGCACGGACGCGGCGATGGCCGTCACCACCGACGCGGTCCAGGTCCTCGGCGGCTACGGCTACACGGCCGACTTCCCCGTCGAGCGCCTGATGCGCGAGGCGAAGGTGCTCCAGATCGTCGAGGGCACCAACCAGATCCAGCGGATGGTGATCGCCCGCCACCTCGCGGGCCCCGAGACCCGCTGA
- a CDS encoding phosphotransferase family protein: MATAPRPRTTTRDPEELGRRLDGWLGARLPGARATGIEVPSTNGMSSETLLFRLGLPDPPPPGPADLPAACALRLAADPAAYSVFPVYDMARQYRVMRLVAEHTDVPVPRVLWLEEDPVALGAPFFVMERVEGRVPPDVMPYTYEGNWLHSASDAERARLQDATVSVLARLHDQVPAGAADFLLGDGTGSPLWRHVAAQRAYYEWVVDGLPRSPLIESAFAWLDAHRPADEGPPVLCWGDARIGNIVYDGFEPAAVLDWEMAAYGPRELDLGWTVYLHRFFQDLTVSFGQPGLPGFLRRDHIEERYAELTGHAPRDMEFHTLYAALRHAVVMLRIAYRQVHFGEARAPEDPDALILHRASLEAMVRGTYWKS; this comes from the coding sequence ATGGCCACCGCCCCCCGCCCCCGCACCACCACGCGCGACCCCGAGGAGCTCGGCCGCCGGCTCGACGGCTGGCTCGGCGCCCGGCTGCCCGGCGCCCGTGCCACCGGCATCGAGGTCCCGTCCACCAACGGCATGTCCAGCGAGACCCTCCTCTTCCGCCTCGGCCTGCCGGACCCGCCGCCGCCCGGCCCGGCGGACCTCCCGGCCGCCTGCGCCCTGCGCCTGGCCGCCGACCCGGCCGCGTACAGCGTCTTCCCGGTCTACGACATGGCCCGCCAGTACCGGGTGATGCGGCTGGTCGCCGAGCACACCGACGTACCGGTGCCCCGGGTGCTGTGGCTGGAGGAGGACCCGGTGGCGCTGGGCGCCCCGTTCTTCGTGATGGAGCGCGTCGAGGGCCGCGTACCGCCCGACGTCATGCCCTACACGTACGAGGGGAACTGGCTGCACTCCGCGAGCGACGCCGAGCGGGCCCGGCTGCAGGACGCGACGGTCTCGGTGCTGGCCCGGCTGCACGACCAGGTCCCGGCCGGGGCCGCCGACTTCCTGCTGGGCGACGGCACCGGTTCACCGCTGTGGCGCCATGTGGCGGCCCAGCGGGCGTACTACGAGTGGGTGGTGGACGGGCTGCCGCGCTCCCCGCTGATCGAGTCCGCGTTCGCCTGGCTCGACGCGCACCGGCCCGCCGACGAGGGCCCGCCCGTGCTCTGCTGGGGCGACGCCCGCATCGGCAACATCGTCTACGACGGCTTCGAACCCGCCGCCGTGCTCGACTGGGAGATGGCGGCCTACGGACCGCGCGAACTCGACCTCGGCTGGACCGTCTACCTCCACCGCTTCTTCCAGGACCTGACGGTGAGTTTCGGCCAACCCGGGCTCCCCGGCTTCCTGAGACGGGACCACATCGAGGAGCGCTACGCCGAGTTGACCGGCCACGCGCCCCGCGACATGGAGTTCCACACCCTCTACGCCGCGCTGCGGCACGCCGTGGTGATGCTCAGGATCGCCTACCGCCAGGTGCACTTCGGCGAGGCCCGGGCCCCCGAGGACCCGGACGCGCTCATCCTGCACCGGGCCAGCCTGGAGGCGATGGTCCGGGGCACGTACTGGAAGTCCTGA
- a CDS encoding Lrp/AsnC family transcriptional regulator — protein sequence MEELDRQIVDLLVKDGRMSYTDLGKATGLSTSAVHQRVRRLEQRGVVRGYVAVVDPEAVGLPLTAFISVKPFDPSAPDDIAERLADVPEIEACHSVAGDENYILKVRVATPLELEHLLTRIRSLAGVSTRTTVVLSTPYEARPPRI from the coding sequence ATGGAGGAGCTGGACCGTCAGATCGTCGATCTGCTCGTCAAGGACGGGCGGATGAGCTACACCGACCTGGGCAAGGCCACGGGCCTGTCCACTTCGGCGGTGCACCAGCGCGTGCGCCGTCTGGAGCAGCGCGGAGTCGTGCGCGGCTATGTCGCCGTCGTGGACCCCGAGGCGGTGGGACTGCCGCTGACCGCGTTCATCTCGGTCAAACCGTTCGACCCCAGCGCCCCCGACGACATCGCGGAGCGGCTCGCGGACGTCCCCGAGATCGAGGCGTGCCACAGCGTCGCGGGCGACGAGAACTACATCCTCAAGGTGCGCGTCGCCACGCCCCTGGAGCTGGAGCACCTGCTCACCCGCATCCGCTCGCTGGCCGGTGTCTCCACCCGGACCACCGTCGTACTGTCGACCCCGTACGAGGCACGGCCACCGCGTATCTAG
- a CDS encoding amidohydrolase yields MSSESAAALPARTVAPLTAGEPEHRTVLLRGGDVHSPADPFATAMVVERGHVAWVGSEGAADAFASGVDEVVDLEGALVTPAFTDAHVHTTATGLALTGLDLSSARTRAEALAAVRAHAAARPGDDVLLGHGWDSARWPERTPPSRAELDEATGGRPLYLTRIDVHSAVATTALLDRVPGVTGLDGYHPDAPLTGAAHHAVRAAAHGAITPGQREEAQRAALHRAASLGIGTLHECGGPEISDEDDFTSLLELAGQEAGPRVFGYWAEQIAGAKDADRIRELGAIGAAGDLFVDGALGSHTACLHEPYADAAHTGTAHLDAADVAAHVAVCTEAGLQAGFHAIGDAAVTAVVEGVRAAAAKVGLARVRAARHRVEHAEMLTPETVAAFAELGLTASVQPAFDALWGGEDGMYAQRLGVERARTLNPYAALLRAGVPLAFGSDSPVTPLDPWGTVRAAAFHRTPEHRVSVRAAFTAHTRGGWRAIGRDDAGTLVPGAPADYAVWRTDELVVQAPDDRVARWSTDPRSGTPGLPDLTPGAELPVCLRTVVSGRTVFVRPNE; encoded by the coding sequence ATGAGTTCCGAGAGCGCCGCCGCCCTGCCGGCCCGAACCGTCGCCCCGCTGACCGCCGGAGAGCCCGAACACCGCACCGTGCTGTTGCGCGGCGGCGACGTCCACAGCCCCGCCGACCCCTTCGCCACGGCGATGGTCGTCGAACGCGGCCATGTCGCCTGGGTGGGCAGCGAAGGCGCGGCCGACGCCTTCGCCTCCGGGGTCGACGAGGTCGTCGACCTCGAAGGGGCGCTCGTCACCCCGGCGTTCACCGATGCGCATGTGCACACCACCGCCACCGGCCTGGCGCTCACCGGCCTCGACCTCTCCTCGGCCCGCACCCGCGCCGAGGCGCTCGCGGCGGTCCGGGCGCACGCCGCGGCCCGTCCCGGGGACGACGTGCTGCTCGGCCACGGCTGGGACTCGGCGCGCTGGCCCGAGCGGACCCCGCCGAGCCGCGCCGAGCTGGACGAGGCCACCGGCGGCCGACCGCTCTATCTGACCCGCATCGACGTCCACTCGGCCGTCGCCACCACCGCGCTCCTCGACCGCGTCCCCGGCGTGACCGGCCTCGACGGCTACCACCCGGACGCGCCGCTGACCGGCGCCGCCCACCACGCGGTCCGCGCCGCCGCGCACGGCGCGATCACCCCGGGCCAGCGCGAGGAGGCCCAGCGGGCCGCGCTGCACCGGGCGGCCTCGCTCGGCATCGGCACCCTGCACGAGTGCGGCGGCCCCGAGATCTCCGACGAGGACGACTTCACCTCGCTCCTGGAGCTGGCCGGCCAGGAGGCGGGCCCGCGCGTCTTCGGCTACTGGGCGGAGCAGATCGCCGGCGCCAAGGACGCCGATCGCATCCGCGAACTCGGCGCGATCGGCGCGGCCGGTGACCTCTTCGTCGACGGCGCCCTCGGCTCGCACACGGCCTGCCTCCACGAGCCGTACGCCGACGCCGCCCACACCGGCACCGCCCACCTGGACGCGGCCGACGTCGCCGCTCATGTGGCCGTCTGCACCGAGGCCGGGCTCCAGGCCGGGTTCCACGCCATCGGGGACGCGGCCGTCACCGCCGTCGTCGAGGGCGTGCGGGCCGCCGCGGCCAAGGTGGGCCTCGCCCGCGTCCGGGCCGCCCGCCACCGCGTCGAGCACGCCGAGATGCTCACCCCCGAGACCGTCGCCGCCTTCGCCGAGCTGGGCCTGACCGCCTCCGTGCAGCCCGCGTTCGACGCGCTGTGGGGCGGCGAGGACGGCATGTACGCCCAGCGCCTGGGCGTGGAGCGGGCCCGCACCCTCAACCCGTACGCGGCGCTGCTGCGGGCCGGGGTGCCCCTCGCCTTCGGCTCCGACTCGCCGGTCACCCCGCTCGACCCGTGGGGCACGGTCCGCGCGGCGGCCTTCCACCGCACCCCCGAGCACCGCGTCTCGGTCCGGGCCGCCTTCACCGCCCACACCCGCGGCGGCTGGCGCGCGATCGGCCGCGACGACGCGGGCACCCTGGTGCCGGGCGCCCCCGCGGACTACGCGGTGTGGCGGACCGACGAACTGGTGGTGCAGGCACCGGACGACCGGGTGGCCCGCTGGTCGACCGACCCGCGCTCGGGCACCCCCGGCCTGCCCGACCTGACACCCGGCGCGGAGCTGCCGGTCTGTCTGCGCACGGTGGTGTCCGGGCGGACGGTCTTCGTCCGGCCGAACGAGTGA
- a CDS encoding polyprenol monophosphomannose synthase — protein MNDGGQRRYGPLGRALVIIPTYNEAENIKPIVSRVRAAVPEAHLLIADDNSPDGTGKIADELAADDEQIHVLHRKGKEGLGAAYLAGFRWGVEHDYGVLVEMDADGSHQPEELPRLLTALKGADLVLGSRWVPGGRVVNWPKHREFISRGGSTYSRLLLGVDIRDVTGGFRAFRRETLEGLGLDEVASQGYCFQVDLARRAVAAGYHVVEVPITFVERERGDSKMSNDIIVEALWRVTAWGVGSRANKIMGRKPS, from the coding sequence GTGAACGACGGCGGTCAGAGGCGGTACGGCCCGCTCGGCAGAGCCTTGGTGATCATCCCGACCTACAACGAGGCGGAGAACATCAAGCCGATCGTCTCCCGCGTCAGGGCGGCGGTCCCGGAGGCCCACCTCCTGATCGCCGACGACAACAGCCCCGACGGCACCGGGAAGATCGCCGACGAGCTCGCCGCCGACGACGAGCAGATCCACGTCCTGCACCGCAAGGGCAAGGAGGGGCTCGGCGCCGCCTACCTCGCGGGCTTCCGCTGGGGCGTGGAACACGACTACGGCGTGCTGGTCGAGATGGACGCCGACGGCTCCCACCAGCCCGAGGAGCTGCCCCGGCTGCTCACCGCGCTCAAGGGCGCCGACCTCGTCCTCGGCTCGCGCTGGGTGCCCGGCGGGCGCGTGGTGAACTGGCCCAAGCACCGCGAGTTCATCTCCCGCGGCGGCTCCACCTACTCGCGGCTGCTGCTCGGCGTCGACATCCGCGACGTCACCGGCGGCTTCCGGGCCTTCCGCCGCGAGACGCTGGAGGGCCTCGGCCTGGACGAGGTGGCCTCGCAGGGCTACTGCTTCCAGGTCGACCTGGCCCGCCGCGCGGTGGCCGCCGGGTACCACGTGGTGGAGGTGCCGATCACGTTCGTCGAGCGCGAACGCGGCGACTCCAAGATGAGCAACGACATCATCGTCGAGGCGCTCTGGCGGGTCACCGCCTGGGGCGTGGGCTCGCGGGCCAACAAGATCATGGGCCGCAAGCCCTCCTGA
- the fxsA gene encoding FxsA family membrane protein, with product MTTGTQPSAPPKRSRARTLVPLGIAAWLILEIWILMTVASAAGGFTVLALLVGGVVLGSYVIKRAGRRAFRGLAETLQQQSGAAPGAGPRPGGGEGNALTMLGGLLLIVPGLLSDVLGLLCLVPPVRKALTRFTERSLEKRMRTAAPGSFGDAFQQARIHQPDGKVVQGEVIREDAAGSSPYGEERGPRPPLTH from the coding sequence ATGACGACCGGCACACAGCCTTCCGCCCCGCCCAAGCGCTCCCGTGCGCGCACCCTGGTTCCGCTGGGGATCGCCGCCTGGCTCATCCTGGAGATCTGGATCCTGATGACGGTGGCGAGCGCCGCCGGCGGGTTCACCGTGCTGGCCCTGCTGGTCGGCGGCGTGGTGCTCGGCTCCTATGTGATCAAGCGGGCCGGGCGCCGGGCCTTCCGCGGCCTCGCCGAGACGCTCCAGCAGCAGTCCGGGGCGGCCCCGGGCGCGGGCCCCCGCCCGGGCGGCGGCGAGGGCAACGCCCTCACCATGCTGGGCGGACTGCTCCTGATAGTCCCGGGCCTGCTCTCGGACGTCCTGGGGCTGCTCTGCCTGGTCCCGCCGGTGCGCAAGGCGCTCACGCGGTTCACCGAGCGCTCGCTGGAGAAGCGGATGCGCACGGCCGCCCCCGGCAGCTTCGGCGACGCCTTCCAGCAGGCGCGCATCCACCAGCCGGACGGCAAGGTCGTCCAGGGCGAGGTGATCCGCGAGGACGCCGCGGGCTCCTCCCCGTACGGCGAGGAGCGCGGGCCCCGGCCGCCGCTGACGCACTGA
- a CDS encoding RNA polymerase-binding protein RbpA, producing MSERALRGTRLVVTSYETDRGIDLAPRQAVEYACENGHRFEMPFSVEADIPPEWECKACGAMALLVDGEGPEEKKGKPARTHWDMLMERRTREELEEVLAERLEVLRSGAMNIAVHPRDSRKSA from the coding sequence ATGAGTGAGCGAGCTCTTCGCGGCACGCGCCTCGTGGTGACCAGCTACGAGACCGACCGCGGCATCGATCTGGCCCCGCGCCAGGCGGTGGAGTACGCATGCGAGAACGGACATCGATTCGAGATGCCGTTCTCGGTGGAGGCGGACATCCCGCCGGAGTGGGAGTGCAAGGCGTGTGGCGCCATGGCACTCCTGGTGGACGGCGAGGGTCCCGAGGAGAAGAAGGGCAAGCCCGCGCGTACGCACTGGGACATGCTCATGGAGCGGCGCACCCGTGAGGAGCTGGAGGAGGTTCTGGCCGAGAGGCTGGAGGTCCTGCGTTCCGGCGCCATGAACATTGCCGTGCATCCGCGCGACAGCCGCAAGTCCGCCTAG
- a CDS encoding MFS transporter has protein sequence MTTDTTVRAAEAVPDAERRREQRGWYFYDFACSVYSTTVLTVFLGPYLTAIAEDAADADGFVHPLGVPVRAGSLFAYAVSASVVLAVVLMPVVGAAADRTGRKKPLLAAAAYIGAAATTGMFFLDGHRYLLGAVLLIVANAALSVSMVLYNAFLPQIAGPEERDRVSSRGWAFGYTAGAFVLVLNLVLYSGHDGFGLSEGTAVRICLASAGVWWGAFTLVPLRRLRDRRAPAGHVPADGRVGAGWRQLMATLRDMRARPLTLAFLFAYLIYNDGVQTVISQASLYGSQELGLDQNTLIVAVLLVQVLAVAGALGMGRLARSYGAKRTVLGSLAVWALILGTGYFLPAHSPVLFFLLAAAIGTVLGGSQALSRSLFSHLVPSGKEAEYFSAYEMSDRGLSWLGPLVFGLAYQLTGSYRDAIISLVIFFVVGFALLARVPVRAAVAAAGNPVPARI, from the coding sequence TTGACCACCGACACCACGGTCCGGGCCGCCGAGGCGGTCCCGGACGCCGAACGCCGCCGTGAGCAGCGCGGCTGGTACTTCTACGACTTCGCCTGCTCGGTCTATTCGACGACCGTCCTGACGGTCTTCCTCGGCCCGTACCTGACGGCGATCGCCGAGGACGCCGCCGACGCGGACGGCTTCGTGCACCCGCTGGGGGTGCCGGTGCGGGCGGGGTCGCTGTTCGCGTACGCGGTGTCCGCCTCGGTGGTGCTCGCGGTGGTCCTGATGCCGGTGGTGGGTGCCGCGGCGGACCGCACGGGCCGCAAGAAGCCGCTGCTCGCGGCAGCCGCGTACATCGGGGCGGCGGCCACCACCGGGATGTTCTTCCTGGACGGCCACCGCTATCTGCTGGGCGCGGTGCTGCTGATCGTCGCCAATGCCGCGCTGTCGGTCTCGATGGTGCTCTACAACGCCTTTCTGCCGCAGATCGCGGGCCCCGAGGAGCGCGACCGGGTCTCCTCGCGCGGCTGGGCGTTCGGCTATACGGCGGGCGCGTTCGTCCTGGTCCTCAATCTGGTCCTCTACTCGGGCCACGACGGCTTCGGGCTGTCCGAGGGCACGGCGGTGCGGATCTGTCTGGCCTCGGCCGGAGTGTGGTGGGGCGCGTTCACGCTCGTACCGCTGCGGCGGCTGCGGGACCGGCGGGCGCCCGCCGGGCACGTACCGGCCGACGGCAGGGTGGGCGCGGGCTGGCGGCAGCTGATGGCGACGCTGCGGGACATGCGCGCCCGGCCGCTGACCCTGGCGTTCCTGTTCGCCTACCTGATCTACAACGACGGTGTGCAGACGGTGATCTCGCAGGCGTCGCTCTACGGTTCGCAGGAGCTGGGGCTCGACCAGAACACCCTGATCGTGGCCGTGCTCCTGGTGCAGGTGCTGGCGGTGGCGGGTGCGCTGGGGATGGGGCGGCTGGCGCGGTCGTACGGCGCCAAGCGGACCGTCCTGGGCTCGCTGGCGGTGTGGGCGCTGATCCTGGGCACCGGGTACTTCCTGCCCGCGCACTCGCCGGTGCTCTTCTTCCTGCTGGCCGCCGCGATCGGCACGGTCCTGGGCGGCAGCCAGGCGCTGTCGAGGTCGCTCTTCTCACACCTGGTGCCCAGCGGCAAGGAGGCCGAATACTTCTCGGCCTACGAGATGAGCGACCGGGGGCTCAGCTGGCTGGGGCCACTGGTGTTCGGGCTCGCGTACCAGCTGACCGGGAGCTATCGGGATGCCATCATCTCTCTGGTGATCTTCTTCGTGGTGGGGTTCGCCCTGCTCGCGAGGGTGCCGGTGCGGGCCGCGGTGGCCGCCGCGGGGAACCCCGTTCCGGCGCGGATTTAG
- a CDS encoding glycerophosphodiester phosphodiesterase yields MTRVRHPYLDHPTPIAFAHRGGSADGIENTEAAFARAEAAGFRYFETDVHTTVDGRLVAFHDATLDRVTDAVGRIADLPWAEVRQARVAGREPLPLFEDLLEAFPRARWNVDVKAASALVPLVELIRRTGAWDRVCVGSFSEARVARAQRLAGPRLATSYGVRGVAALRLRSLGIPAPLRRGAVCAQVPEAQGPIPVVDRRFVRTAHALGLQVHVWTINDPDRMTKLLDLGVDGIMTDHLETLRTVLTDRGAGF; encoded by the coding sequence GTGACTCGCGTACGCCACCCCTACCTCGATCATCCGACGCCGATCGCCTTCGCCCACCGGGGAGGTTCGGCCGACGGCATCGAGAACACCGAGGCCGCCTTCGCCCGCGCCGAGGCGGCCGGTTTCCGCTACTTCGAGACGGATGTGCACACCACCGTGGACGGGCGGCTCGTCGCCTTCCACGACGCGACCCTGGACCGGGTCACCGACGCGGTCGGCCGGATCGCGGACCTGCCGTGGGCCGAGGTCCGCCAGGCCCGGGTCGCGGGCCGGGAGCCGCTGCCGCTCTTCGAGGACCTGCTGGAGGCGTTCCCGCGGGCGCGCTGGAACGTGGACGTCAAGGCGGCGTCCGCGCTGGTCCCCCTGGTGGAGCTGATCCGCCGGACCGGCGCCTGGGACCGGGTGTGCGTGGGTTCGTTCTCGGAGGCCCGGGTGGCCCGGGCCCAGCGGCTGGCGGGCCCGCGGCTGGCGACCTCGTACGGGGTGCGGGGCGTGGCCGCGCTGCGGCTGCGCTCACTGGGGATCCCGGCGCCGCTGCGCCGGGGCGCGGTGTGTGCGCAGGTGCCCGAGGCGCAGGGCCCGATCCCGGTGGTCGACCGCCGCTTCGTGCGGACCGCGCACGCCCTGGGCCTGCAGGTACACGTATGGACCATCAATGATCCCGATCGGATGACGAAGCTCCTGGACCTCGGCGTCGATGGCATCATGACCGATCATCTGGAGACGCTGCGCACGGTCCTGACCGACCGGGGAGCCGGGTTCTGA
- a CDS encoding YitT family protein codes for MRRSTTTRQGGSHLSTHLTRRLIQLYVGLTLYGVSSALLVRSGLGLEPWGVLHQGIAERTGLSIGVVSIVVGALVLLLWIPLRQRPGLGTVSNVFAIGLSMDATLALVPDAPGLAAGIPALLAGIVLNGVATGLYISARFGPGPRDGLMTGLHRLTGRSIRLVRTSIEVAVVGTGFLLGGSLGVGTVAYALAIGPLAQFFLRLFAVPAPPSSAAVVAEGAVVAEEAPEQAILPG; via the coding sequence ATGCGCCGGTCCACTACCACCAGACAGGGGGGCAGTCACTTGTCCACGCACCTCACCCGCAGGCTGATCCAGCTCTACGTCGGCCTGACGCTGTACGGGGTGAGCTCGGCGCTGCTCGTGCGCAGCGGGCTCGGGCTCGAACCGTGGGGCGTGCTGCACCAGGGGATCGCCGAGCGGACGGGGCTGAGCATCGGTGTCGTCTCTATCGTCGTGGGGGCGCTGGTGCTGCTGCTGTGGATACCGCTGCGGCAGCGGCCGGGCCTGGGCACGGTCTCCAACGTCTTCGCCATCGGCCTGTCGATGGACGCCACCTTGGCGCTGGTGCCGGACGCGCCGGGGCTGGCGGCGGGGATCCCGGCGCTGCTCGCGGGCATCGTGCTGAACGGGGTGGCGACCGGCCTGTACATCTCGGCCCGCTTCGGGCCGGGCCCGCGCGACGGTCTGATGACCGGGCTGCACCGGCTGACCGGCCGTTCCATCCGGCTGGTGCGCACCTCGATCGAGGTGGCGGTGGTGGGGACGGGATTCCTGCTCGGCGGTTCGCTGGGCGTGGGCACGGTCGCGTACGCGCTGGCGATCGGACCGCTGGCGCAGTTCTTCCTGCGGCTGTTCGCCGTCCCCGCGCCGCCGTCGTCGGCAGCGGTCGTCGCCGAGGGGGCGGTCGTCGCCGAGGAGGCGCCGGAGCAGGCCATACTGCCCGGGTGA